A stretch of Spodoptera frugiperda isolate SF20-4 chromosome 6, AGI-APGP_CSIRO_Sfru_2.0, whole genome shotgun sequence DNA encodes these proteins:
- the LOC118267506 gene encoding calcineurin subunit B type 2 isoform X2, which translates to MGNENSIPMELCSNFDADEIRRLGKRFRKLDLDNSGALSIDEFMSLPELQQNPLVQRVIDIFDADGNGEVDFKEFIQGVSQFSVKGDKLSKLRFAFRIYDMDNDGFISNGELFQVLKMMVGNNLKDTQLQQIVDKTILFADKDEDGKISFEEFCNVVGNTDIHKKMVVDV; encoded by the exons atg GGTAACGAGAATTCTATTCCCATGGAACTATGTTCAAACT TCGACGCAGATGAGATCCGGCGACTGGGCAAGAGGTTCCGCAAGTTAGACTTGGACAATTCCGGCGCACTGTCCATCGACGAGTTCATGTCCCTGCCAGAGCTGCAGCAGAACCCGCTTGTGCAGCGCGTCATCGACATCTTCGATGCGGACGGGAACGGAGAG GTGGACTTCAAGGAGTTCATCCAGGGCGTGTCGCAGTTCAGCGTGAAGGGCGATAAGCTGTCCAAGCTGAGGTTCGCGTTCCGTATCTACGACATGGACAACGACGGGTTTATCTCCAACGGAGAACTGTTCCAG GTGCTGAAGATGATGGTGGGCAACAACCTGAAGGACACGCAGCTGCAGCAGATCGTGGACAAGACCATCTTGTTCGCCGACAAGGACGAGGACGGCAAGATCTCGTTCGAGGAGTTCTGCAACGTGGTGGGCAACACTGACATACACAAGAAGATGGTGGTGGACGTGTAG
- the LOC118267506 gene encoding calcineurin subunit B type 2 isoform X1 — protein MGNENSIPMELCSNSRVNCIDFKVENFDADEIRRLGKRFRKLDLDNSGALSIDEFMSLPELQQNPLVQRVIDIFDADGNGEVDFKEFIQGVSQFSVKGDKLSKLRFAFRIYDMDNDGFISNGELFQVLKMMVGNNLKDTQLQQIVDKTILFADKDEDGKISFEEFCNVVGNTDIHKKMVVDV, from the exons atg GGTAACGAGAATTCTATTCCCATGGAACTATGTTCAAACT CGCGTGTAAACTGCATTGATTTTAAGGTGGAGAACT TCGACGCAGATGAGATCCGGCGACTGGGCAAGAGGTTCCGCAAGTTAGACTTGGACAATTCCGGCGCACTGTCCATCGACGAGTTCATGTCCCTGCCAGAGCTGCAGCAGAACCCGCTTGTGCAGCGCGTCATCGACATCTTCGATGCGGACGGGAACGGAGAG GTGGACTTCAAGGAGTTCATCCAGGGCGTGTCGCAGTTCAGCGTGAAGGGCGATAAGCTGTCCAAGCTGAGGTTCGCGTTCCGTATCTACGACATGGACAACGACGGGTTTATCTCCAACGGAGAACTGTTCCAG GTGCTGAAGATGATGGTGGGCAACAACCTGAAGGACACGCAGCTGCAGCAGATCGTGGACAAGACCATCTTGTTCGCCGACAAGGACGAGGACGGCAAGATCTCGTTCGAGGAGTTCTGCAACGTGGTGGGCAACACTGACATACACAAGAAGATGGTGGTGGACGTGTAG
- the LOC118267507 gene encoding 39S ribosomal protein L14, mitochondrial produces MFKSLITKLNCVQTSRTFHTTACLNEVRLLSRLRVVDNSEIGKRAMAEGKPPKVICVYNKKHVGYIGDRVMVAIKGQKKKGILVGLKQKQNVKVPKFDSNNVVLIDDNGTPLGNRIHVPIPTILRTILKEKTHSKGADYTKLLGIATRFV; encoded by the exons ATGTTTAAATCCCTGATAACCAAGTTGAATTGTGTCCAAACATCTCGCACGTTTCACACCACCGCTTGCTTGAATGAGGTACGCCTACTGAGTCGACTAAGAGTGGTCGACAACTCGGAGATCGGTAAACGAGCCATGGCTGAAGGAAAACCTCCTAAAGTAATATGTGTTTACAACAAAAAAC atGTGGGCTACATTGGTGACAGAGTGATGGTAGCCATCAAGGGGCAAAAAAAGAAAGGTATCTTAGTGGgtttgaaacaaaaacaaaatgttaaagtGCCCAAGTTTGACAGCAACAATGTGGTGCTAATAGATGACAATGGAACCCCACTGGGCAACCGCATCCATGTTCCAATCCCCACTATATTGAGGACCATACTCAAAGAGAAGACACATTCTAAAGGAGCAGACTACACCAAACTATTAGGAATAGCAACAAGATTTGTATAG